The Pseudomonadota bacterium DNA segment GCGATCCAGCAGATTTGAAAAGCCACAAAGTTCAGAAAAACGTTCATAGAGCCGGTACCAGTGATTCGCGGCGTGAGCCGGGTTTAGTGAGCAGCATCTGCGCGTTGCCGATCGAGCGTTCGAGAAAGCCACCCTCGCAATAGCACAGGTAGTATTCCCACATGCGGATAAAGGTTTCGGGATAGCCCTGCTGGCGGACCTCATCCAGGCGACTCAAGAAACGTCGCCGCCACTCGCGCAGCGTGAGGGCGTAGCTGGGTCCGATGTCTTCCAGATGAAACAAACGCAGGTCCGACACCCGGGCCACCGCGCTGCAGATCGCGTTGATCGAGGGGATAAAGCTGCCGGGAAAGATATAGCGCTGAATAAAATCGACGCCGCCGATTGCCTGATCGTACAGCTGATCCTGAATGGTGATGGCCTGGAGCAGAAACATGCCGTCGGGTTTGAGCAGGGCCGCGCACTGCTGGATGTAGGTATCGAGGTAGTGGTGTCCCACCGCCTCGATCATCTCGATGGAGACCAGCTTGTCGAACTGTCCATCCAGGTCGCGATAGTCCTTCTTGAGCAGCGTGATTCGATCGGTGAGCCCGGCGTCTTCGATGCGGCGCTTCGCCTGGTCGTGCTGTTCCTGGGAAATGGTGGTGGTGGTCACATGGCAGCCATAGTGGCTGGCGGCAAAGATTGCGAAGCCGCCCCAGCCGGTGCCGATCTCCAGTACGTTATCGCCGGGCTTGAGCTCAAGCTTGCGGCAGATACGATCGAGCTTGTGATCGGACGCCGTCTCCAGCGTTTCCTGCGGATCCCGGTATACCGCGCTCGAGTACATCATGTTGCGGTCTAGAAACAGCGCAAAAAAATCGTTGCCCAGGTCGTAGTGCGCAGCGATGTTACGGGCACTGCCGTCTCGCGTATTTCGGTTGCGTTTATGGAGCCACTGCAGTACCGGCGCACTCAGCCGAGCCAGGCCACGCTGCAGCTGATTCATCGTATCTTTGTTGCGCACAAATACCCGGATGACGGCGGTCAGATCCTCGGCCTCCCAGTGTCCTTCCATATAGGACTCCCCCGCGCCAACCGTGCCGCCAAAGGCGATAAAACGGTACATCTTTGGGTCGAGGACAATCACCCGGGCACAGAGCTCCGGCGGGGCCTGCTCGTCGCCAAACTGGTATTCGTTGTTACCCTCAACCAGCGTGACCTGACCTTGCTCGAGCATAGAAAACCGCTTGAACAGCTGCTGGCGCAGCCACTGGGTCGTGAAAGATCTGGAGTCTGGTTGAAGGCGGGTTTTCGTGCTGGTCATGAGTGCTGTGTCTTGTCTTGGGCATGCTTCGGGTGCACGTGGACGGGAACGCGCTTGAGCCAAAGCTTGAGGGCCTGCCAGTGGATGGCCGAAACGACCTTGCCGCACATCAGCGGATAACGAATCAGGCAGCGGTTCAGGTTCGATCGGGTCATCGGCAGCTGCTTTAGCACCATCGTGGCGTCGAATTCATTTTCCGTTCCGTCCGTCACTTCCATGTGAATGACGTGCTGCCGATCCGGCGGCGTGAACCGCCACCGATAGTGGCGCTTCATGCCGATAAACGGTGAGACGTGAAACTGCTTGGCAAAGGAAAAATCCGCCTTGCCTGCCGTGGCGTCGCCCAGCGGCAGAACGTACTGAAAGCGTTCTTTCCAGGGCGTGTTGGTGATCTCCGCGACGATGGTGTTGAGCGTTTCGCCGTCCTCTTCGAAGCAGTAGTAAAAGCTCACGGGGTTGAAGCAATGCCCGACGTAACGCAGATGGGTCAGCAGCCGAACCGGGCCCGCCGGCGGTGTGAGCCCCTCCTCCGCAATCCGCTGCTGCACGCAGGACTTCAGGTCACCCTCGCGGCCGAGGTAGTCGCTGCGGCGGAAACTGCCCAGGTTGAAGGCCTCCCGGGAAAACCAGCGAGACAGTCCCAGCACCGCGTCGATCTCATCCAGATCCAGATAAATTTGGAACACCTGATAGCGGAAGCTGTGCGCCGCCGGCTGGTAGCGCCGATGCCGAACAAAACCCCGATAGATGGCGCTATGCATCCAGCGACTCCCGCAGGGTGTTGGCGGCATTCAGGCCGCTGACGACGCCATCCTCATGAAAGCCCCAGCCCTGCCAGGCGCCGCAGTAGTACGTGCTGCTGCGCCCGTTCAGCGCTTTGGCCTTGGCCTGCGCCGCCACCGATTCCCGCGTGTAGATCGGATGCTGGTACTGCATGCGGGCCAGGATTTTCTCGGGGTCGATCTGGTCGGTCTGGTTCAGGGTTACGCAAAAAGTCACCGGTGCTTCCAGCCGCTGAAGGATGTTCATATTGTAGGTCACGGTGCAGGATTTGCTGGCGGTGCTGTCCACCCGGGCATTCCAGGCGGCCCAGGCCGGCCGGCGACGCGGCAGCAGTCGCTCGTCGGTATGCAGGACCGTATCGTTGCTCTGGTAGGGAATGGCGCCGAGCACGTCCCGCTCCTCATCGCTGGGGTCGGCCAGCAGCGCGAGCGCCTGATCGCTGTGGCAGGCGAAGATCACCCGGTCGCCTTGCCAGGAGCCGTTACCCGTTTGGATCTCGACCTTGGCCCCCTTTCGACGAACCTCTTGCACCGGGCAATTGAGCTCAACCGATGCGTTGAGCCGCTCGATCAGCGCCTCAACGTAGCTCGCAGAACCGCCGCGAACGACGCGCCACTGAGGCCGGCCCTTGAGCTTCAGCATCTGATGGTGATGAAAAAACTGCACCATATAGCGCATGGGGAATTGCATGATCTGGGACGGCGGGGCCGACCAGAGTGCCGAGGCCATCGGAATCAAATGATCGTTGATAAAGGTCGCGCTGTAGCCTTCGGTCATTAGATATTCGCCGGTGCTGGGGCCCGGATCGTCGCTCTCCAGCAGCGCTGGCGCCGCCTGATAAAACCGACGGATGTCTGCTAGCATCCGCCAAAAAGCCGGCCGGACGAAGTTGCGCCTCTGACAGAACAGTTTGGGGATAGAGTTGGGGTTGTATTCGAGACCACTCTGGGCGTTGCTGACCGAGAAACTCATTTCGGTGTCCAGCAAGGGCACCTCTAGCTCGTCGAGCATCGCGGTGAAGTTGGGATAGTTCTGCGCGTTGCAGACGATGAACCCGGAGTCAACGCGATAGGTTCGCCCCTTTAGCTCCAGCGTATGGGTGTGGGTATGACCGCCCGGATAGTCGGCCTTCTCGAATACCGTAACTTCACCCTCACGATCGAGCGCGCGGGCCGCCACGAGGCCTGAAACCCCGGCGCCAATCACCGCGATGCGGCTCATGAATCGGTGTGGTTGGCCGCAATGCCGGGCGCTTGGTCCCCTGCTGATTGGCTCGCGTCGCCTTGTCCTCGGCGCCCGTTTCTTCCCTGCTCAAGGACCCGTTCCGGGACCGGCCGGATGTCCCAGATCAGACCGACGGCCGCCATCATCCGCAGCAGGTAGTAGGTCACGTCATACTCCCACCAGTAAAACCCCTGGCGCGCTGATGCCGGATAGCGATGATGATTGTTGTGCCAGCCTTCACCCATGGTCAGGATCGCCAGCAGCGCGTTGTTCCGCGAGGTATCGCCGGTCTTAAAGCGTCGGCTGCCGAAGCGGTGGGCGAGAGAGTTGATGGTGAACGTGCCGTGGTAGAGCGCGACGGTGGACACAAAAAACCCCCAGATCAGCATCTGCGCGGCTGAGGTCCCGGACGCGGGGTACTGCTCGGCTACCCAGCCTCCAAAAAAGAACAGGGACACAGCCAGTGCCACCGGGACAAGCAGATCGGAGCTGTCTAAAGCGCGTAGCTCGGGGAATTTCGCCCAGTCGCGAACGCGTTCCTGGCGAGTCGCAAAGTTTTCTTGCTGGAGAAACCACAGCATGTGCGCCTGCCAAAAGCCGGCCTGGGGTGAATGCGGGTCCAGGTCGGTATCGCTGTGGCGGTGATGACCGCGGTGATGAGCGGCCCACCACAGGGGGCCCCGCTGGACCGAGGAGGCGCCGATGACGGCGAAAATAAACTGCACGATCCGGCTGGTTTTAAACGCCCGGTGCGAAAAGTAGCGGTGATAAAAGCCGGTGATGGCGAACATCCGTACCACGTACAGCGCCACCGCCACCGCCACCGCAATGGGGCTAACGCCGACCCAGATGACGCCGAAACACATGAGGTGCATGCCGATAAACGGCAGGATGCGGATGTAGTCAATGCCCTCTTTGGGGTTTTCGACCTCCGAGT contains these protein-coding regions:
- a CDS encoding acyl-CoA desaturase, encoding MNTRSARPWWRTLLLWIDSNSEVENPKEGIDYIRILPFIGMHLMCFGVIWVGVSPIAVAVAVALYVVRMFAITGFYHRYFSHRAFKTSRIVQFIFAVIGASSVQRGPLWWAAHHRGHHRHSDTDLDPHSPQAGFWQAHMLWFLQQENFATRQERVRDWAKFPELRALDSSDLLVPVALAVSLFFFGGWVAEQYPASGTSAAQMLIWGFFVSTVALYHGTFTINSLAHRFGSRRFKTGDTSRNNALLAILTMGEGWHNNHHRYPASARQGFYWWEYDVTYYLLRMMAAVGLIWDIRPVPERVLEQGRNGRRGQGDASQSAGDQAPGIAANHTDS
- a CDS encoding cyclopropane-fatty-acyl-phospholipid synthase family protein — translated: MTSTKTRLQPDSRSFTTQWLRQQLFKRFSMLEQGQVTLVEGNNEYQFGDEQAPPELCARVIVLDPKMYRFIAFGGTVGAGESYMEGHWEAEDLTAVIRVFVRNKDTMNQLQRGLARLSAPVLQWLHKRNRNTRDGSARNIAAHYDLGNDFFALFLDRNMMYSSAVYRDPQETLETASDHKLDRICRKLELKPGDNVLEIGTGWGGFAIFAASHYGCHVTTTTISQEQHDQAKRRIEDAGLTDRITLLKKDYRDLDGQFDKLVSIEMIEAVGHHYLDTYIQQCAALLKPDGMFLLQAITIQDQLYDQAIGGVDFIQRYIFPGSFIPSINAICSAVARVSDLRLFHLEDIGPSYALTLREWRRRFLSRLDEVRQQGYPETFIRMWEYYLCYCEGGFLERSIGNAQMLLTKPGSRRESLVPAL
- a CDS encoding DUF1365 domain-containing protein, producing the protein MHSAIYRGFVRHRRYQPAAHSFRYQVFQIYLDLDEIDAVLGLSRWFSREAFNLGSFRRSDYLGREGDLKSCVQQRIAEEGLTPPAGPVRLLTHLRYVGHCFNPVSFYYCFEEDGETLNTIVAEITNTPWKERFQYVLPLGDATAGKADFSFAKQFHVSPFIGMKRHYRWRFTPPDRQHVIHMEVTDGTENEFDATMVLKQLPMTRSNLNRCLIRYPLMCGKVVSAIHWQALKLWLKRVPVHVHPKHAQDKTQHS
- a CDS encoding FAD-dependent oxidoreductase, which produces MSRIAVIGAGVSGLVAARALDREGEVTVFEKADYPGGHTHTHTLELKGRTYRVDSGFIVCNAQNYPNFTAMLDELEVPLLDTEMSFSVSNAQSGLEYNPNSIPKLFCQRRNFVRPAFWRMLADIRRFYQAAPALLESDDPGPSTGEYLMTEGYSATFINDHLIPMASALWSAPPSQIMQFPMRYMVQFFHHHQMLKLKGRPQWRVVRGGSASYVEALIERLNASVELNCPVQEVRRKGAKVEIQTGNGSWQGDRVIFACHSDQALALLADPSDEERDVLGAIPYQSNDTVLHTDERLLPRRRPAWAAWNARVDSTASKSCTVTYNMNILQRLEAPVTFCVTLNQTDQIDPEKILARMQYQHPIYTRESVAAQAKAKALNGRSSTYYCGAWQGWGFHEDGVVSGLNAANTLRESLDA